One stretch of Harpia harpyja isolate bHarHar1 chromosome 17, bHarHar1 primary haplotype, whole genome shotgun sequence DNA includes these proteins:
- the LOC128153230 gene encoding thyroid hormone-inducible hepatic protein-like translates to MEQYFSATQKMEREVMFPSLLRGVFPQQEGAAPATGGRADLYERYQLLKAIKPVVEKGLASVTDQSPAGADADADASSDAVDAQLEERLSHHLAGLQQVLTHLTRDTNALTRRYSQILEQISPSEGQPSW, encoded by the coding sequence ATGGAGCAGTACTTCTCGGCCACCCAGAAGATGGAGCGGGAGGTGATGTTCCCCAGCCTGCTGCGAGGGGTCTTCCCGCAGCAGGAGGGGGCGGCCCCGGCCACGGGCGGCCGTGCGGACCTCTACGAGCGCTACCAGCTCCTCAAGGCCATCAAGCCCGTGGTGGAGAAAGGGCTGGCCTCCGTCACCGACCAGAGCCCCGCCGGTGCCGACGCCGACGCCGACGCGTCCTCGGACGCCGTGGACGCCCAGCTGGAGGAGCGCCTGTCCCACCACCTGGCCGGCTTGCAGCAGGTCCTCACCCACCTCACCAGGGACACCAACGCCCTGACCCGGAGGTACAGCCAGATCCTGGAGCAGATCAGCCCCAGCGAGGGGCAGCCCAGCTGGTGA
- the KCTD14 gene encoding BTB/POZ domain-containing protein KCTD14 → MSISSEHKPLGKQVTSSLHTVNKLSPIVELNVGGEMYTTTLSTLKKHPGSKLAEMFTGQPKLRTDSEGRFFIDRPGTYFKYILEYLRSNQVPTQCIQDVYKEALFYDIEPLIKQLEDSPQIFGELVARKQFLARVPNYSENIELMIRIARAEAVASRRSSVIVCVVRTEEDAARCQDALNSLDMDKKSVVKFGPWKAAPSISDLLDCIQMDVEAKGYKIAFQPHVAEKGFRFKSHDFFYKFLFTWW, encoded by the exons ATGAGCATTTCGTCGGAGCACAAGCCCCTTGGGAAGCAGGTCACCAGTAGCCTGCATACGGTGAATAAG TTGTCACCGATTGTGGAGTTAAATGTTGGTGGGGAGATGTACACCACAACGCTGAGCACCTTAAAGAAACACCCTGGCTCCAAGCTGGCAGAGATGTTCACCGGCCAGCCCAAACTCAGGACTGACTCTGAAGGGAGGTTCTTCATCGACAGGCCAGGCACCTATTTCAAATACATCTTGGAGTACCTGCGCAGTAACCAAGTGCCCACCCAGTGCATCCAGGACGTCTACAAGGAGGCATTGTTCTACGACATCGAACCTCTAATCAAGCAGCTAGAGGACTCCCCGCAGATCTTCGGGGAGCTCGTGGCGAGGAAGCAGTTTCTGGCTCGTGTGCCCAACTACAGTGAGAACATCGAACTGATGATCCGCATCGCGAGGGCAGAAGCGGTCGCATCCCGCCGGTCCAGCGTCATCGTGTGCGTGGTCAGAACTGAGGAGGACGCGGCCAGATGTCAGGATGCCTTGAACAGCTTGGACATGGATAAAAAATCCGTGGTGAAGTTTGGCCCCTGGAAGGCAGCGCCAAGTATTTCTGATCTGCTGGACTGCATTCAAATGGATGTTGAAGCGAAAGGGTATAAAATAGCCTTTCAGCCTCACGTTGCTGAAAAAGGTTTTCGCTTCAAATCGCATGATTTCTTCTACAAGTTCCTGTTCACCTGGTGGTAG